One window of the Leucobacter komagatae genome contains the following:
- a CDS encoding superoxide dismutase encodes MTAYSLPELPYDYAALEPHISGKIMQLHHDKHHQAYVTGANTALEQLAEARESGNLAPVNKLEKDLAFNVGGHVNHTIFWNNMSPDGGGRPEGELASAIDEFFGDFEKFQAHFTATAMGVQGSGWAVLAWDTLGQRANIVQMFDQQGNLPAGTVPLLMLDCWEHAYYLDYLNVRADYVKAFWNIANWQDVAKRFETARSQTPGLI; translated from the coding sequence ATGACCGCATACTCACTCCCTGAACTTCCCTACGATTACGCTGCCCTTGAGCCGCACATCAGCGGCAAGATCATGCAGTTGCACCACGACAAGCACCACCAGGCGTACGTCACCGGAGCGAACACCGCGCTCGAGCAGCTCGCTGAGGCGCGCGAATCGGGCAACCTCGCACCCGTGAACAAGCTGGAGAAGGACCTCGCGTTCAACGTGGGCGGCCACGTGAACCACACGATCTTCTGGAACAACATGTCGCCCGACGGCGGCGGCCGCCCCGAGGGCGAACTCGCGTCGGCGATTGACGAGTTCTTCGGTGACTTCGAGAAGTTCCAGGCGCACTTCACCGCGACCGCGATGGGCGTGCAGGGCTCGGGCTGGGCCGTGCTCGCATGGGACACCCTCGGTCAGCGCGCGAACATCGTGCAGATGTTCGACCAGCAGGGCAACCTCCCCGCCGGCACCGTTCCGCTGCTCATGCTCGATTGCTGGGAGCACGCGTACTACCTCGACTACCTCAACGTTCGCGCTGACTACGTCAAGGCTTTCTGGAACATCGCGAACTGGCAGGACGTCGCGAAGCGGTTTGAGACCGCTCGCAGCCAGACGCCCGGCCTGATCTAA
- the uvrC gene encoding excinuclease ABC subunit UvrC, which yields MATEPADPRDAFKPAAGEIPTSPGVYRFSDRQGRVLYIGKAKNLRARLANYFQPMHSLMPRTRRMLSLASNVDWTVVASDTESLVLEHTWITEYKPPFNVQFKDDKTYPYLAVTLGEEAPRLIITRNERIKGARYFGPYPKVWAIRETAALLQQAFPIRTCNDADYKRAMSSGKPCLAGQIGRCSGPCSHTISVEAHRERVGELVSFLSGNYQSQFRKLQREMKDAAAEQRYEDAARLRDQIVAVEHVMEKNAIVLGHEVDVDAFGLRVDELSAALHQFIIRGGRVRGERSWIVDVELDDSPGRLLEQVLQTAYEGGHEPPPEVLVPQLPDGLASLEETLSTLRPRRGKVHIRTPERGDKAQLMDRATLNAGENLMRYKLKRAADITSRTDALAELQQALGLSEAPLRIECIDVSHLQGTGVVASLVVFEDGLPAKSEYRKYRIEETTDDTDSIYQVVSRRSAQLNLARESGERPSGAYRARPQLIIVDGGEPQVKAAHRALREAGITDVALCGIAKRLEELWLPEDPFPVVLPRTSEALFLVQRARDEAHRFAITFQRQRRSEAIASQLADVPGLGPKRVQQLLRHFGSATRLRAASVAELAAVPGIGERTAEQILSHLTRLRKSSPDAKIDDAQTDTELEEVADE from the coding sequence CTGGCCACTGAGCCCGCGGACCCCCGTGACGCGTTCAAACCGGCGGCGGGGGAGATCCCGACGAGCCCTGGCGTCTACCGATTCTCGGACCGCCAGGGTCGAGTGCTGTACATCGGCAAAGCGAAGAACCTCCGCGCCCGGCTCGCGAACTACTTCCAACCGATGCACTCGCTCATGCCGCGCACGCGCCGCATGCTGTCGCTCGCCTCGAACGTTGACTGGACGGTCGTCGCGAGCGACACCGAGTCGCTCGTGCTCGAGCACACCTGGATCACGGAGTACAAGCCGCCCTTCAACGTGCAGTTTAAGGACGACAAAACCTACCCGTACCTCGCGGTGACCCTGGGCGAGGAGGCGCCCCGGCTCATCATCACGCGGAACGAGCGCATCAAGGGCGCCCGGTACTTTGGGCCGTACCCGAAGGTGTGGGCGATCCGCGAGACGGCGGCCCTGCTCCAACAGGCGTTTCCGATTCGCACGTGCAACGACGCTGATTACAAGCGCGCGATGTCGAGCGGAAAGCCCTGCCTCGCCGGCCAGATTGGCCGCTGCTCAGGGCCCTGCTCACACACGATCTCCGTTGAGGCGCACCGCGAGCGCGTTGGCGAGCTCGTGTCGTTTCTGAGTGGCAACTACCAGTCGCAGTTCCGCAAACTCCAGCGCGAGATGAAGGACGCGGCCGCCGAGCAGCGCTACGAAGACGCCGCGCGCCTGCGGGATCAGATCGTCGCGGTCGAGCACGTCATGGAGAAGAACGCGATCGTGCTCGGCCACGAGGTTGACGTCGACGCATTTGGGTTGCGTGTTGACGAGCTCTCGGCCGCGCTTCACCAGTTCATCATCCGCGGGGGCCGCGTGCGGGGCGAGCGGAGCTGGATCGTCGACGTTGAGCTCGACGACTCGCCCGGGCGGCTCCTCGAGCAGGTGCTACAGACCGCGTACGAGGGCGGTCACGAGCCGCCGCCGGAAGTGCTCGTACCCCAGCTTCCCGATGGGCTCGCGTCGCTTGAGGAGACGCTCTCGACGCTGCGCCCGCGTCGGGGCAAAGTGCACATTCGCACCCCCGAACGCGGGGACAAAGCGCAGCTGATGGACCGGGCGACCCTCAATGCGGGCGAGAACCTCATGCGCTACAAGCTCAAGCGGGCCGCTGACATCACGTCGCGCACGGACGCACTCGCCGAACTGCAGCAGGCCCTCGGACTTTCTGAGGCCCCTCTCCGCATCGAGTGCATCGACGTGTCGCACCTGCAGGGCACCGGCGTCGTCGCCTCGCTTGTGGTGTTCGAGGATGGGCTCCCGGCGAAGAGCGAGTATCGCAAGTACCGCATCGAGGAGACCACCGACGACACCGACTCGATCTACCAGGTCGTCTCCAGGCGCTCGGCGCAGCTCAACCTCGCCCGCGAGTCGGGGGAGCGGCCCTCGGGCGCCTACCGCGCCCGACCCCAGCTCATCATCGTCGACGGCGGTGAGCCGCAGGTGAAGGCAGCGCATCGCGCGCTGCGCGAAGCCGGGATCACCGACGTCGCTCTCTGCGGCATCGCAAAGCGGCTCGAGGAGCTTTGGCTCCCGGAGGATCCGTTCCCGGTGGTGCTTCCGCGCACGAGCGAGGCGCTGTTCCTCGTGCAGCGGGCCCGTGACGAGGCACACCGTTTCGCGATTACGTTCCAGCGGCAGCGCCGGAGCGAGGCGATCGCCTCACAGCTCGCCGACGTGCCCGGGCTGGGTCCGAAGCGGGTGCAGCAGCTGCTCAGGCATTTCGGTTCGGCGACGCGCCTGAGGGCCGCGTCAGTTGCGGAGCTCGCGGCCGTGCCCGGCATTGGCGAGCGGACGGCAGAACAGATTCTCAGCCACCTTACCCGACTCCGAAAGAGCTCGCCTGACGCTAAGATTGACGATGCGCAGACAGACACGGAGCTTGAGGAGGTAGCGGATGAATGA
- the whiA gene encoding DNA-binding protein WhiA, with the protein MPSTADVMSELVKLPVQRTGERMAELATILRLSGGLHTINGRIALEAELHTPQTVQRVRKDLAELYGVRAEARQLPPTSVRPGAPQFLVRVIDGETLARQLGLLDQRRRPIRGLPNRVTTGDAKELAAALRGAFLARGKITPPGRTVSLEVVCPSSETAMALVGAASRIGVDAKSRDIRGVSKLLVRDGEAIGSLLGIMGAEECRAAWDNLRKARETRATANRLVNFDDANLRRSAEASVAACARVERALEILGSDVPDHLGYAGQLRLTHREASLDELGARADPPLTKDAIAGRIRRLLAMADKAAEDQGIPGTEASVPEELV; encoded by the coding sequence GTGCCGAGTACCGCCGATGTCATGAGCGAGCTGGTGAAGCTCCCCGTGCAACGGACCGGGGAGAGAATGGCGGAACTCGCCACGATCCTGCGCTTGTCTGGCGGCCTACACACGATCAACGGGCGCATTGCCCTTGAAGCTGAACTGCACACTCCGCAGACGGTTCAGCGCGTGCGAAAAGACCTTGCGGAGCTGTACGGCGTGCGCGCCGAGGCCCGACAGTTGCCCCCCACCAGCGTGCGCCCGGGCGCACCCCAGTTCCTTGTCCGCGTGATCGATGGCGAGACCCTCGCCCGCCAGCTCGGGCTGCTCGATCAGCGCCGCCGGCCGATCCGCGGCTTGCCGAATCGCGTCACCACCGGTGACGCCAAGGAACTCGCTGCCGCACTTCGCGGCGCGTTCCTCGCCCGCGGCAAGATCACGCCTCCCGGTCGCACCGTGAGCCTCGAGGTCGTCTGCCCGAGCAGCGAGACGGCGATGGCCCTCGTTGGGGCGGCGAGCCGCATCGGCGTAGACGCGAAGAGCCGCGATATTCGCGGTGTCTCGAAGCTGCTCGTTCGCGATGGTGAGGCCATCGGGTCTCTCCTCGGGATCATGGGCGCCGAAGAGTGCCGCGCCGCCTGGGACAACCTGCGGAAGGCGCGCGAGACGCGTGCGACCGCGAACCGTCTCGTGAACTTTGATGATGCGAACCTGCGCCGGTCGGCCGAGGCCTCGGTCGCGGCCTGCGCCCGCGTTGAGCGCGCGCTCGAGATCCTTGGCTCAGATGTGCCCGACCACCTCGGCTACGCGGGCCAGCTTCGCCTCACGCACCGCGAGGCGAGCCTCGACGAGCTCGGCGCCCGCGCCGATCCGCCGCTGACGAAGGACGCGATCGCCGGGCGTATCAGGCGCCTGCTCGCCATGGCGGACAAGGCCGCTGAGGATCAGGGCATCCCCGGCACCGAGGCGAGCGTTCCTGAGGAACTCGTCTGA
- the rapZ gene encoding RNase adapter RapZ, producing the protein MNEVTTGQEILIVTGMSGAGRSTVANTLEDLGWYVVDNLPLSMVKTLADMADKSGGALPRIAAVVDVRGRDLFADIQETVNELRHTATVRVVFLDAADDILVRRYESVRRPHPLQVEAGGLLEGIRLERERSQELRATSDVVVDTSSYNVHQLTTATREMFSAEDTAGLQLTVMSFGFKYGAPTDVDLMADMRFIPNPFWETELRPLTGVDPAVKDYVLSREGASEFIDAYVAALTPVFAGFQRENKRHASLAIGCTGGKHRSVAVARELADRLAGLPGVSVQLRHRDLGRE; encoded by the coding sequence ATGAATGAGGTCACAACAGGTCAGGAGATCCTGATCGTCACCGGCATGTCCGGGGCTGGCCGAAGCACCGTCGCGAACACCCTCGAGGACCTCGGCTGGTATGTCGTCGACAACCTGCCGCTCTCGATGGTGAAGACCCTCGCTGACATGGCCGACAAGTCGGGTGGCGCGCTTCCGCGCATCGCCGCGGTTGTCGACGTGCGCGGTCGGGATCTTTTCGCAGATATCCAGGAGACCGTCAACGAGCTTCGCCACACCGCGACGGTTCGCGTGGTCTTCCTTGATGCGGCTGACGATATTCTCGTGCGCCGCTACGAGAGCGTTCGCCGCCCGCACCCGCTCCAGGTTGAGGCCGGGGGCCTGCTTGAGGGCATCCGCCTCGAGCGCGAACGCTCGCAAGAGCTTCGCGCGACGAGCGACGTTGTGGTCGATACTTCGAGCTACAACGTGCACCAGCTCACGACCGCGACTCGCGAGATGTTCTCTGCGGAGGACACGGCAGGGCTACAGCTCACGGTGATGAGCTTTGGGTTTAAGTACGGCGCCCCGACCGACGTCGACCTCATGGCCGACATGCGGTTCATCCCGAACCCGTTCTGGGAGACCGAGCTTCGCCCGCTCACTGGAGTTGACCCGGCTGTGAAGGACTACGTCCTCAGCCGCGAGGGCGCCTCCGAGTTCATTGACGCTTACGTAGCGGCGCTCACACCGGTGTTCGCCGGGTTCCAGCGCGAGAACAAGCGTCACGCATCGCTCGCCATTGGGTGCACCGGCGGCAAGCACCGCTCCGTGGCTGTCGCCCGCGAGCTCGCAGACCGGCTTGCCGGTCTGCCCGGCGTGAGCGTTCAGCTCCGCCACCGCGACCTCGGTCGCGAGTAA